CCGCCGAGATGACGGAGGCGCTGCCCGCACCCGCACCGCGGGCGGAGCGCACCGAGACCGCCGCCACCGACGGCAGCGTGGTCTCGGCGATGCGCACGACCGCCGCCGAGTAGGCGTCGAGGGCCTCCTGCTCGTCCATAGGGACTATTGCAGCACCGTGCGCGCCGTCGGGGGGAGGGACGTTCGCGCAGGGCGCAGGCCGGGATGAGCCCCGCCGGGCACGGGCCGGGACCACAGGCAGGGCGGGACAGGGGACCCTGCGGGTCGGGAGGTTCCCGGGTCAGCCCACCGACGTGCCGAAGAGCAGGCCGAGCAGGTAGGTCACCCCGGCCGCGCCGAGTCCGATGGCCAGCTGCCGCAGCGCCAGGCGCAGCGGCGACGCGCCGGAGAGCAGGGCGACGACGGCACCGGTGGCCAGCAGGGCCAGGCCCACCAGCACGCAGGCGATGACGACGGCGGTCGCGCCGCCGAGCCCCAGCAGGTACGGCAGGACCGGGATGACGGCGCCCGACGCGAAGAAGCAGAAACTCGAGGCCGCGGCGCCCAGGCCGGTCCCGACCGTCTCGTGCTCGTCGACGTCCTCGTCCTGTTCGGGCTGCAGCGAGAAGCTCGGGTCGCAGTCGCAGCTGTACAGGCCCAGCCGCTCCGCCGCACGATGCTCCGCGGCCGCCGGAGTCATGCCGCGCGCCCGGTAGACCAGCACCAGCTCGTTGGAGTCGATGTCCAGTTCCTTCGCCGCCGTGAGGGTGATCTGCGTGGGACGCGTCGCCGACAGCAGCTCCCGCTGCGAGCGGACCGAGACGTACTCGCCGGCCCCCATCGACAGTGCGCCGGCGAGCAGCCCGGCCAGGCCGCTGAAGAGGATGAAGGAGGTGGAGGCCCCCGTGGCGCCGATGCCCATCACCAGCGCCAGGTTGCTGACGAGGCCGTCGTTCGCACCGAAGACGGCCGCACGGAAGTTGCCGGAGAGCCGGTTGCGGCCACGCGTGGCGAGGCCACGCACCACTTCCTCGTGGATCTGCTCGTCGGCCACCATGGCGCTCGTGGCGGAGGGATCCGTCCCGTAGGGGGAGCGGCCCTCGGCCCGCTGGGCGAGCGCCAGGGTGAAGACGGATCCGAAGCGACGTGCGAGCAGGCCGAGAAGGCGGTTGCGGAACGAGGGCCTCAGGGGGCGTCCGGCGTCGTCGCCGAGGAGGGCGAGCCAGTGCGCCTCGTGGCGGCCCTCGGCCTCGGCCAGGCCGAGGAGGATCTCGCGCTCCTCGCCGGTCCGGCGGCGGGCGAGGTCGCGGTAGGTCGCGGCCTCTGCGCGCTCGTCGGCGAGGTACTGGCGCCAGCGGCGGATGTCGTCGCGGGAGGGGGACTGCTGGGGGGATGTCACGGATACTCCGGGGGGGTCGGGTGCACCCTGCGCATCCCGCACCGAAGCGGGAGGCTCCGGCCGGGACGCAGGTGCGTCGGTTCGGCCGAAGGTCTCGCTCGCCGGCTGGACCGGTGGATTGCCGGGCACCATCGGTGCCAGTATGTCGACAGGCCGCACGTCCTCGGGACGCGGAGCTACTCCCCTTCAGCCCACCATTCTACAGGACCGCACGTCCCGGCCCGGGCAGGGGAGGATGGACCCGTGCGGGTACCGTGCCCCCGGCGGACCGCGCTACAGTCGGACGGATAACAGGAAGCAGGCTTATGGATTTGGCGGCCCGACCGTGGACGGCGAGCTATGCACCGGGGGTGCCCCGCGCCTTCGACGTGCCCGACGGCACCCTCCCGGATCTGCTCGACGCATCCGTGCGCACGTATCGGCGTGCCACGGCCCTCGAGTTCTTCGGAGCACCCACGACGTACCGCGACCTGGGTGACGCCGTCGCCCGTGCCGCCGCCGGCCTCTCGTCCCTCGGGGTGGGCGCCGGTGACCGCGTGGCCCTCGTGCTCCCCAACTGCCCGCAGCACATCGTCGCGTTCTACGCGGTGCTGCGGCTCGGAGCCGTCGTCGTCGAGCACAATCCGCTGTATACGGACCGCGAGCTGCGGCACCAGTTCGAGGACCACGGGGCCACGGTGGCGATCGTCTGGGACCGGGTGGTGCCCCGCGTCCAGCGGCTGCCCGCCGATATCGCCGTCACCACCGTGGTGTCGGTGGACCTAGTCAGCGCCATGCCCGCCTCGCGCCGCCTCGCCCTGAAGCTGCCCGTGCGCCGGGCCCGCGAGGCCAGGGCGGCGCTCACGACGACGGAGAGACTCACCGGGCTGCGGAAGCTCGTGACGTGGCAGGACCTGCTCCGCCACCGTCCGCTGTCGCCGAGGCACCCGCGCCCGACGGCGGAGGACACCGCGGTGCTGCAGTACACGAGCGGCACCACCGGCATCCCCAAGGGCGCGATCCTCACCCACCGGAACCTCCTCGCGAACGCGGCCCAGGGACGCGCGTGGGTGCCGGGCCTCGAGGCGGGGCGGGAGACCGTCTACGCCGTCCTGCCCATGTTCCATGCGTACGGGCTGACGCTCTGCCTGACCTTCGCCATGAGCATCGGCGCGAAGCTGGTCCTCTTCCCGCGGTTCGACGTCGGGCTCGTGCTCGATGCGGCACGGAAGAGCCCGCCCACCTTCCTGCCGGCGGTCCCGCCCATCTACGAGCGGCTCGCGGCGGGGGCCGCCGAGCGCGGGACGGACCTGCACAGCATCCGCTTCGCGATCTCCGGAGCGATGAACCTCCCGCCGTCCACGGTCACGACCTGGGAGGCGGCCACGGGCGGCTACCTCATCGAGGGCTACGGGCTGACGGAGACGTCCCCGATCTCCGCCGGCAACCCGATCGGGCCCACGCGGCGGCCCGGCACCGTCGGAGTGCCGTTCCCCGGCACCGACGTCCGGATCGTCGACCCCGAGGACCCCTCCGTGGACCGGGCGCCGGGGGAGCCCGGGGAGCTGCTCATCCGCGGACCCCAGGTGTTCCAGGGCTACTGGCGGCGCCCCGACGAGACACGGGCCGCCCTGCTCGACGGCGAGTGGTTCCGCACCGGCGACATCGTCCGGATGGACGAGGACGGCTTCCTGACGATCGTGGACCGCATCAAGGAACTCATCATCACCGGTGGCTTCAACGTGGCGCCCTCCGAGGTGGAGGACGCCCTGAAATCCCACGCCGGCGTCGTCGATGCGGCCGTCGTCGGCCTGCCGCGATCCGGAGGCGGCGAGGACGTCGTCGCCTCCGTCGTCCTCGCGCCCGGCGTGAGCCTCGACGAGGAGTCCCTGCGCTCGCACTGCCGCGGCCTGCTCGCCGCCTACAAGGTCCCCCGCGCCATCGTGCAGGCGGAGGACCTCCCCCGATCGCTGATCGGCAAGGTCCTCCGCCGCGAGGTGCGTACCCAGATGCTCGACGATGGCCCCCGTGCCGAAGGAAAAGGTGACACTGAATGACCCAACGCGCAGACGTGCGGGCAGGTACCTCCGCCCCGAAGGACCCCTGGCGTGACAGCCTCGGCCACGCCAGTATCCGCGCGGCGCAGGTCCTCCTGGTGCTCGTGCTGGCCGTCGTGGCGGTGTACGCGCTGATCCAGGTGCGGCTCGTGGTGATCCCGATGCTGCTGGCGCTCATCCTCGCCGCCGCGATCGGACCGTTCGTGAACTGGCTGCGTCGGAAGGGCTGGGGCCCGTCCCTCGCCACCGGCGTGTCCTTCCTGCTGCTCCTGCTGGTGTTCGG
This genomic interval from Arthrobacter agilis contains the following:
- a CDS encoding VIT1/CCC1 transporter family protein translates to MTSPQQSPSRDDIRRWRQYLADERAEAATYRDLARRRTGEEREILLGLAEAEGRHEAHWLALLGDDAGRPLRPSFRNRLLGLLARRFGSVFTLALAQRAEGRSPYGTDPSATSAMVADEQIHEEVVRGLATRGRNRLSGNFRAAVFGANDGLVSNLALVMGIGATGASTSFILFSGLAGLLAGALSMGAGEYVSVRSQRELLSATRPTQITLTAAKELDIDSNELVLVYRARGMTPAAAEHRAAERLGLYSCDCDPSFSLQPEQDEDVDEHETVGTGLGAAASSFCFFASGAVIPVLPYLLGLGGATAVVIACVLVGLALLATGAVVALLSGASPLRLALRQLAIGLGAAGVTYLLGLLFGTSVG
- a CDS encoding long-chain-fatty-acid--CoA ligase, which translates into the protein MDLAARPWTASYAPGVPRAFDVPDGTLPDLLDASVRTYRRATALEFFGAPTTYRDLGDAVARAAAGLSSLGVGAGDRVALVLPNCPQHIVAFYAVLRLGAVVVEHNPLYTDRELRHQFEDHGATVAIVWDRVVPRVQRLPADIAVTTVVSVDLVSAMPASRRLALKLPVRRAREARAALTTTERLTGLRKLVTWQDLLRHRPLSPRHPRPTAEDTAVLQYTSGTTGIPKGAILTHRNLLANAAQGRAWVPGLEAGRETVYAVLPMFHAYGLTLCLTFAMSIGAKLVLFPRFDVGLVLDAARKSPPTFLPAVPPIYERLAAGAAERGTDLHSIRFAISGAMNLPPSTVTTWEAATGGYLIEGYGLTETSPISAGNPIGPTRRPGTVGVPFPGTDVRIVDPEDPSVDRAPGEPGELLIRGPQVFQGYWRRPDETRAALLDGEWFRTGDIVRMDEDGFLTIVDRIKELIITGGFNVAPSEVEDALKSHAGVVDAAVVGLPRSGGGEDVVASVVLAPGVSLDEESLRSHCRGLLAAYKVPRAIVQAEDLPRSLIGKVLRREVRTQMLDDGPRAEGKGDTE